A window of the Fusarium fujikuroi IMI 58289 draft genome, chromosome FFUJ_chr09 genome harbors these coding sequences:
- a CDS encoding related to Chitin deacetylase 1 has protein sequence MPTTFASHPNYGYDRDFKGYGEKGLVGLKWPNNAKIAVSFVINYEEGGERCVQSGDGVSETNLREHPTLPRMNERDLNGESEYEYGSRVGFWRLFKLFNQHKMKFTLYAVAQAVEQQPEVATRCVEEGHDVASHAYRWVDHHDWSVEKEKDYIKKGITSLKSLTGYAPKGWYYGRPSPHSRTLIPQVYEEMGEELVWASDTYADDVPYWIDLPTEREKPDPKGCLMVPYSYDCNDFKFHVVTGFRDSTSFYIHLKNAFDVLYEEGEAGEPKMMTIGLHCRIIGRPGRFKALKDFVEYIAQKEGVWVATRTEIAEAFREQFPYKKGELA, from the exons ATGCCTACAACTTTCGCCTCGCACCCCAATTACGGCTATGACCGTGACTTTAAGGGATATGGAGAGAAGGGTCTCGTCGGGTTGAAGTGGCCCAACAACGCCAAGATTGCTGTATCATTCGTCATCAATTACGAAGAG GGCGGTGAGCGCTGTGTTCAAAGTGGCGACGGAGTCTCAGAGACAAACCTCCGAGAACACCCTACATTACCACGCATGAACGAACGCGACCTCAACGGAGAGTCAGAGTATGAATATGGCTCTCGCGTTGGGTTCTGGCGATtgttcaagctcttcaaccagCATAAGATGAAGTTCACTCTCTACGCTGTTGCACAAGCTGTCGAACAGCAGCCCGAAGTAGCTACTCGCTGCGTCGAAGAAGGCCATGATGTAGCTTCTCACGCTTATCGCTGGGTGGATCACCATGACTGGTcagttgagaaggagaaggattaCATCAAGAAGGGAATAACCAGTCTGAAGAGCCTGACGGGATATGCGCCCAAAGGATGGTACTACGGCCGTCCTTCGCCACACAGCCGTACCCTAATCCCCCAAGTCTACGAAGAAATGGGTGAAGAGCTCGTTTGGGCGAGCGATACATACGCCGACGACGTGCCATACTGGATTGATCTCCCCACCGAGCGAGAAAAGCCAGACCCTAAGGGCTGTCTCATGGTTCCGTACAGCTACGACTGCAATGATTTCAAGTTTCACGTGGTCACTGGCTTTCGCGATTCCACCAGTTTCTACATTCATCTCAAGAATGCATTCGATGTGCTGTacgaagagggagaggcGGGTGaaccgaagatgatgactatTGGCTTGCATTGCCGTATTATTGGAAGACCGGGACGGTTTAAGGCCTTGAAGGATTTTGTCGAGTATATTGCGCAGAAGGAGGGTGTTTGGGTTGCGACGAGGACGGAGATTGCTGAGGCATTTAGAGAGCAGTTCCCTTACAAGAAGGGTGAGTTGGCTTGA
- a CDS encoding related to class I alpha-mannosidase 1B translates to MLFSLVLCTFVLSAFASPSTPISEQKLGGLRYPKQRGKHYDYTGFEPNQKKRADDIIDMFRFAWNGYYEHAFPHDSLRPKYSNYSDDRNGWGVTAVDGLDTAILMEQTDIVEIILDFIPTINFTKTNTPKPTSVSLFETNIRYLGGLLSAYDLLKGPFKHLKVNKDNVDALLKQATTLADTLKFAFDTPSGIPFGSLWIENQTSTNEDSLEDGTAYAGLAAMGTLVLEWQHLSDLTGDPEYGKLANRAESYWLSPSSEVWPGLTGGRFSLKTGEILDEFGGWTSGNDSAYEYLIKMYVYDPDRFSHYGERFTLAADSTIKHLISHPSSRPDLTMAAAFTGKQQVNYTEFLACFIGGSFILGSSALDRPDWLDYGLSFSEYCANGYRYTASGIGPTLYSWDLNELAQPENKNQTLFYERAGFFIQEGIFSGGQAPEAVESWYYAYQKTHDQYWRDVAWAYTLAQNRTMRVGGGFASINNVLSPSGDGVRGGIMASFMLAETLKYMWLIQTENKGEWDVLEGGENLFVYNTEAHPLRVAAKKPV, encoded by the coding sequence ATGTTGTTTTCACTCGTTCTTTGCACTTTTGTGCTATCAGCATTCGCTTCACCGTCTACACCCATCTCTGAGCAGAAATTGGGAGGTTTGCGGTATCCCAAACAACGCGGCAAACATTATGACTACACCGGTTTTGAGCCCAACCAGAAGAAACGCGCGGATGATATCATTGATATGTTTCGTTTTGCGTGGAATGGATACTACGAGCATGCGTTCCCTCACGATTCTTTAAGACCAAAGTATAGCAACTACTCGGATGATCGTAATGGATGGGGCGTTACTGCTGTCGATGGTCTTGATACTGCGATTTTGATGGAGCAGACGGACATTGTCGAGATTATTCTTGACTTTATCCCGACTATCAACTTTACCAAGACGAACACGCCTAAACCTACATCTGTTAGTTTATTTGAGACAAACATCCGATATCTGGGTGGATTGTTGAGTGCCtatgatcttctcaaagggCCcttcaagcatctcaaagTCAACAAGGATAACGTTGATGCGCTTCTCAAGCAAGCTACTACACTGGCCGACACGTTGAAGTTTGCTTTTGACACGCCATCAGGAATTCCTTTCGGGTCGCTCTGGATTGAGAACCAGACATCCACCAACGAGGACAGCCTCGAGGATGGAACTGCCTACGCTGGTTTGGCTGCTATGGGtactcttgttcttgaatgGCAACACCTTTCGGATCTCACTGGTGATCCTGAGTATGGTAAATTGGCCAATCGCGCTGAGTCGTATTGgctctctccatcttccgaGGTCTGGCCTGGTCTTACTGGAGGTCGCTTCAGTCTCAAGACGGgtgagatccttgatgagTTTGGTGGATGGACGTCGGGTAATGACTCAGCTTATGAGTACCTCATCAAGATGTATGTCTATGACCCAGACCGATTCAGCCATTACGGTGAGCGTTTCACTCTGGCGGCCGACTCTACCATCAAGCACCTGATCTCTCATCCATCGTCACGACCCGACTTGACCATGGCAGCCGCATTCACTGGCAAACAACAAGTCAATTACACCGAATTCCTCGCATGTTTCATCGGTGGATCATTCATTCTCGGAAGTTCAGCCCTAGACCGCCCAGACTGGCTCGACTACGGCCTCTCCTTCAGCGAATACTGCGCCAACGGCTACCGCTACACAGCATCCGGCATCGGCCCAACCCTCTACAGCTGGGATCTCAACGAGCTCGCGCAGCCcgagaacaagaaccagACGCTCTTCTACGAGCGCGCGGGCTTCTTTATCCAGGAAGGAATCTTCTCGGGCGGCCAGGCACCCGAGGCCGTGGAAAGCTGGTACTACGCGTACCAAAAAACGCACGACCAGTACTGGCGCGACGTAGCGTGGGCGTACACTCTAGCGCAGAACAGGACGATGCGCGTTGGCGGGGGGTTTGCCAGCATCAATAACGTGCTGTCTCCGTCTGGCGACGGAGTGCGTGGCGGCATCATGGCTAGCTTCATGCTCGCCGAGACGCTCAAGTACATGTGGCTGATCCAGACGGAGAACAAGGGCGAATGGGATGTCCTGGAGGGAGGGGAGAATCTGTTTGTTTACAACACTGAGGCTCACCCGCTGCGAGTCGCTGCGAAGAAGCCTGTTTAA
- a CDS encoding probable NADPH2 dehydrogenase chain OYE2 translates to MSRLFEPLAVGSTSLEHRIVMAPLTRYRCDDDHCPTSMTREYYEQRASTPGTLIISEATFISESTAGSDNAPGIWSDAQVTAWRSITDAIHAKGCKAFCQLWHQGRAGNPDVLQRKGYPLLSSSAVPAEPSMATPQEMTEDDIQTTIKDYVSAARNAIAAGFDGVEIHGANGYLPDQFLQDTCNKRTDHWGGSIENRARFHINVTKAVIAAIGANKTGMRLSPYSDFLGMLMDDPDPQFRYLVEQLKPLGLAYLHLIEARIRGNDDADCGGQRTVRWIVELWNNTSPVILSGGFKSDSARTAVDEMYKGYGILIAFGRYFVANPDLVFRLRAGVGLEAYDRTYFYTPKIAKGYTDYAFSQEFLRRNTAKV, encoded by the exons ATGTCGCGACTCTTTGAGCCATTGGCCGTTGGGTCAACTTCACTGGAGCACCGAATTGTTATGGCGCCTCTGACTAGATACCGCTGCGACGACGATCATTGCCCAACTTCAATGACGAGAG AATACTACGAACAACGTGCATCAACACCTGgcactctcatcatcagcgaAGCAACCTTTATATCCGAAAGCACAGCCGGTTCCGACAACGCACCTGGAATATGGTCCGACGCTCAAGTCACAGCGTGGCGCAGTATAACTGACGCCATTCACGCAAAGGGCTGCAAAGCATTTTGTCAGCTCTGGCATCAAGGACGAGCTGGCAACCCTGATGTTCTCCAGAGGAAGGGCTACCCTCTTCTTTCTAGCAGCGCTGTTCCGGCAGAGCCATCGATGGCGACTCCGCAAGAAATGACAGAGGATGATATTCAGACTACCATAAAGGACTATGTCTCTGCTGCGAGAAATGCCATTGCAGCGGGTTTCGACGGAGTTGAGATCCACGGTGCAAATGGGTATCTACCCGATCAGTTCTTACAGGACACTTGCAACAAACGTACAGATCATTGGGGGGGAAGTATCGAGAACCGAGCTAGATTTCACATCAATGTCACAAAAGCCGTCATCGCAGCTATAGGAGCCAATAAGACTGGAATGCGTCTCAGTCCTTACAGCGATTTTCTAGGCATGCTTATGGACGACCCAGATCCTCAATTCCGCTACCTCGTCGAACAACTGAAACCACTTGGCCTAGCATACCTGCATCTCATCGAAGCACGGATTCGCGGTAACGATGATGCGGATTGCGGTGGGCAACGCACAGTTCGGTGGATTGTTGAACTGTGGAACAACACAAGTCCGGTGATACTGTCGGGAGGCTTCAAGAGTGATTCAGCTAGAACCGCAGTCGATGAGATGTACAAGGGGTACGGTATTCTGATTGCTTTTGGGAGATATTTTGTTGCGAATCCGGATCTTGTGTTTCGTTTGAGGGCAGGTGTTGGGTTGGAGGCTTATGATAGGACGTACTTTTATACTCCCAAGATAGCGAAGGGGTATACTGACTACGCGTTTAGTCAGgagttcttgagaaggaacACAGCGAAGGTGTAA
- a CDS encoding related to DHA14-like major facilitator efflux transporter (MFS transporter), whose protein sequence is MNTDTKLDADTSTDRITAWGGTTGSSTQIADQSDAESIGGQRNSDLPRKRLLISITALSVCLFVSFLDQTSVSTATPSVAGELQTGTSTSWIGTSFLIASTAFQLINGRLSDIFGRKNMLLLCLFLMGVGDLACGFAKTPVQLYVFRSIAGVGGGGINSLVMIIVSDITSLQNRGYYQGMLGAIIALANGVGPFLGGAIVQSATWRWVFWMIPIITLPTTAIIWFYLPLKHRSGEYMEKIKKIDYGGIVLNIASTLLLLIPISGGGITYAWTSAFFIATVVISIFLAVLFVLFEWKLAKLPIMPLRLYRAPHCWALYLQSFLTGLAYFGNFFYLPLYFQSVLGYDALVAGALILAVVIPTSLTSILSGQYMSRVGSYMHCILAGFALWTLGNGLTLLFNRETKLGPLIAILIVEGAGIGFTLQPTLVGMYANGRSEDRAVTTGLRNFIRTIGGAFGVVISGVILSNTLNKELGGRGIVSNDTIAQLTSSTYSLSGMGLSQQDQDIILDAYMKGLYYIFVFFTVCSGLSLVLTFWVGNTSLKSPAKTEDASGSTDREMTEDERPGRADLEKAQR, encoded by the exons atGAATACGGATACCAAGCTCGATGCGGATACATCTACCGACAGAATCACCGCTTGGGGGGGTACTAC CGGTTCCAGCACACAAATAGCAGACCAAAGCGACGCCGAAAGCATAGGAGGCCAACGCAATAGCGACCTCCCCCGAAAACGCCTCCTAATCTCCATAACCGCCCTATCAGTATGCCTCTTCGTATCGTTCCTCGACCAGACAAGCGTGTCAACGGCTACACCCTCTGTAGCTGGCGAGCTCCAGACAGGGACTTCGACGTCATGGATAGGAACTTCATTTTTGATAGCGTCGACGGCATTTCAGCTTATCAACGGCCGACTCTCGGATATCTTTGGCCGGAAGAATATGCTGTTGCTTTGTTTGTTTCTTATGGGTGTTGGTGATTTGGCTTGTGGTTTTGCAAAGACGCCGGTGCAGTTGTACGTCTTTCGGTCgattgctggtgttggtggtggggGGATTAATAGCTTGGTCATGATTATCGTGAGTGATATCACATCACTGCAAAATCGTGGGTATTATCAAG GAATGCTGGGAGCCATCATCGCCCTCGCCAACGGCGTTGGACCTTTCTTAGGCGGTGCGATCGTTCAATCTGCGACTTGGCGATGGGTTTTCTGGATGATACCCATCATCACTCTACCTACTACAGCAATTATCTGGTTCTACCTCCCGTTAAAGCATCGCTCGGGGGAATACatggagaagatcaagaagatcgactATGGAGGCATTGTTCTCAACATCGCGTCGACACTACTACTTCTGATCCCCATATCTGGAGGAGGCATCACTTACGCCTGGACATCtgctttcttcatcgccaccGTCGTCATCAGTATCTTTCTAGCCGTTCTTTTCGTTTTGTTCGAATGGAAACTGGCAAAGCTACCAATCATGCCTCTTCGACTCTATCGTGCGCCTCACTGCTGGGCGCTGTACCTGCAGTCTTTCCTGACGGGTTTGGCTTACTTCGGCAACTTCTTCTATCTACCGTTGTACTTCCAATCGGTCCTTGGTTACGACGCACTGGTTGCAGGTGCTCTCATCCTAGCAGTGGTTATTCCAACATCACTCACGTCTATCCTTTCTGGGCAGTACATGAGTCGCGTGGGGAGCTACATGCACTGCATCCTAGCTGGGTTTGCTCTCTGGACGCTTGGGAATGGCCTCACGCTCCTCTTCAACCGGGAGACAAAGCTGGGTCCGCTgatcgccattctcatcgtTGAGGGCGCAGGTATTGGGTTTACTCTGCAGCCTACGCTCGTTGGGATGTACGCGAATGGTCGCAGCGAGGACAGAGCAGTAACGACTGGTTTGCGAAACTTTATCCGCACAATCGGCGGCGCTTTCGGAGTAGTCATCTCGGGTGTTATCCTCTCTAACACGCTAAACAAAGAGCTTGGTGGGAGAGGTATCGTGTCCAACGACACGATTGCTCAATTGACGTCATCAACGTATTCGTTGAGCGGTATGGGATTGTCGCAGCAGGATCAGGATATTATTTTAGATGCATACATGAAGGGTCTGTATTACATATTTGTCTTCTTTACGGTGTGCTCGGGATTGAGTCTGGTTCTGACGTTCTGGGTTGGAAACACGAGCCTCAAATCGCCAGCGAAAACTGAGGACGCGTCAGGTTCAACAGATCGAGAGATGACGGAGGATGAGAGGCCTGGGCGGGCTGATCTCGAAAAGGCACAGCGATAG